The Archocentrus centrarchus isolate MPI-CPG fArcCen1 chromosome 18 unlocalized genomic scaffold, fArcCen1 scaffold_23_ctg1, whole genome shotgun sequence genome contains a region encoding:
- the LOC115775213 gene encoding uncharacterized protein LOC115775213 isoform X2 — translation MQPKTTRQQIPQQTNNRPATQTRPMHVRHHWIKKPPKPEPPDPAPRDYRRCKSAQLNAANCSANQTPPKADYTSVYQNDFKQWEASKRQPYILKDSLTLEHGLGNLLVPQRETDPTGNTTSYKSDYVHHPAHPRPVKLKHSNQSSYDLPLEPRLPFKPKQAWSTYRDFLDEASDFYEKFNSCSLDTKFQGHTKDFTSPADHSVQCQVSVQNLSTSEKNDVPCQAATTMTEGSGVWDAPQSFTAVKPTLSAGKPKFTDGCKASPKASSRHTKINKTAGCNSTRDATRKPQRPAELEVLSGFECSSGNGASKMYWYGNLGRGGTQPHGDDCVDHTNQIFSCMASSRH, via the exons ATGCAACCGAAAACTACGAGGCAACAGATCCCACAGCAGACCAACAACCGACCAGCTACACAGACACG accaATGCATGTTAGGCACCACTGGATAAAAAAGCCACCTAAGCCAGAGCCACCAGACCCAGCACCCAGAGACTACAGAAGATGCAAAAGCGCTCAACTCAATGCTGCAAACTGTTCGGCCAACCAGACGCCACCCAAGGCTGACTACACTAGTGTCTATCAAA ATGATTTTAAGCAGTGGGAAGCCAGCAAGCGCCAGCCGTACATCCTGAAAGACAGCCTGACACTCGAGCATGGATTAGGTAATCTGCTCGTGCCGCAGCGAGAAACAGATCCCACTGGAAACACCACCAGCTACAAATCAGATTATGTCCACCATCCAGCACACCCCAGACCAGTGAAGCTGAAGCACTCCAACCAAAGCAGCTACGATCTCCCGTTAGAGCCTAGATTGCCCTTCAAGCCAAAGCAGGCTTGGTCTACATACCGAGACTTTCTTGACGAAGCCAGTGATTTTTATGAAAAATTCAACAGTTGTTCCCTTGATACTAAGTTTCAGGGCCACACCAAAGATTTCACTTCACCAGCGGACCACAGCGTTCAGTGTCAGGTCAGTGTGCAAAACCTGTCAACCAGTGAGAAAAATGACGTCCCCTGCCAAGCTGCGACCACCATGACGGAGGGCAGCGGAGTCTGGGATGCGCCGCAAAGCTTCACCGCTGTGAAACCCACTTTGTCAGCGGGCAAACCTAAATTTACTGACGGCTGCAAAGCAAGTCCAAAGGCATCGAGCCGACACACCAAAATAAACAAGACTGCGGGCTGTAATTCCACCCGAGATGCCACACGGAAACCTCAGCGTCCTGCTGAGCTTGAAGTGCTTTCAGGCTTCGAATGCTCCTCGGGGAACGGAGCATCCAAGATGTACTGGTACGGCAATTTGGGCCGAGGAGGGACTCAGCCTCACGGCGATGACTGTGTAGACCATACCAACCAGATATTCAGCTGCATGGCTTCTAGCAGACACTAA
- the LOC115775213 gene encoding uncharacterized protein LOC115775213 isoform X1, with amino-acid sequence MQPKTTRQQIPQQTNNRPATQTRKHTSSLKTQTKASMTTEYRERFLPPSCFRAIVSPTAKKSLCHPLKGRRDEITSLRPMHVRHHWIKKPPKPEPPDPAPRDYRRCKSAQLNAANCSANQTPPKADYTSVYQNDFKQWEASKRQPYILKDSLTLEHGLGNLLVPQRETDPTGNTTSYKSDYVHHPAHPRPVKLKHSNQSSYDLPLEPRLPFKPKQAWSTYRDFLDEASDFYEKFNSCSLDTKFQGHTKDFTSPADHSVQCQVSVQNLSTSEKNDVPCQAATTMTEGSGVWDAPQSFTAVKPTLSAGKPKFTDGCKASPKASSRHTKINKTAGCNSTRDATRKPQRPAELEVLSGFECSSGNGASKMYWYGNLGRGGTQPHGDDCVDHTNQIFSCMASSRH; translated from the exons ATGCAACCGAAAACTACGAGGCAACAGATCCCACAGCAGACCAACAACCGACCAGCTACACAGACACG GAAGCACACCAGCTCCCTGAAAACCCAAACAAAGGCCTCCATGACCACAGAGTACCGGGAGAGGTTCCTTCCCCCCTCCTGTTTTAGGGCAATCGTGTCACCAACAGCAAAGAAGAGCCTTTGCCATCCACTGAAGGGGAGGAGGGATGAAATTACCTCTTTGAG accaATGCATGTTAGGCACCACTGGATAAAAAAGCCACCTAAGCCAGAGCCACCAGACCCAGCACCCAGAGACTACAGAAGATGCAAAAGCGCTCAACTCAATGCTGCAAACTGTTCGGCCAACCAGACGCCACCCAAGGCTGACTACACTAGTGTCTATCAAA ATGATTTTAAGCAGTGGGAAGCCAGCAAGCGCCAGCCGTACATCCTGAAAGACAGCCTGACACTCGAGCATGGATTAGGTAATCTGCTCGTGCCGCAGCGAGAAACAGATCCCACTGGAAACACCACCAGCTACAAATCAGATTATGTCCACCATCCAGCACACCCCAGACCAGTGAAGCTGAAGCACTCCAACCAAAGCAGCTACGATCTCCCGTTAGAGCCTAGATTGCCCTTCAAGCCAAAGCAGGCTTGGTCTACATACCGAGACTTTCTTGACGAAGCCAGTGATTTTTATGAAAAATTCAACAGTTGTTCCCTTGATACTAAGTTTCAGGGCCACACCAAAGATTTCACTTCACCAGCGGACCACAGCGTTCAGTGTCAGGTCAGTGTGCAAAACCTGTCAACCAGTGAGAAAAATGACGTCCCCTGCCAAGCTGCGACCACCATGACGGAGGGCAGCGGAGTCTGGGATGCGCCGCAAAGCTTCACCGCTGTGAAACCCACTTTGTCAGCGGGCAAACCTAAATTTACTGACGGCTGCAAAGCAAGTCCAAAGGCATCGAGCCGACACACCAAAATAAACAAGACTGCGGGCTGTAATTCCACCCGAGATGCCACACGGAAACCTCAGCGTCCTGCTGAGCTTGAAGTGCTTTCAGGCTTCGAATGCTCCTCGGGGAACGGAGCATCCAAGATGTACTGGTACGGCAATTTGGGCCGAGGAGGGACTCAGCCTCACGGCGATGACTGTGTAGACCATACCAACCAGATATTCAGCTGCATGGCTTCTAGCAGACACTAA
- the LOC115775153 gene encoding NACHT, LRR and PYD domains-containing protein 3-like yields MVEKDFCHSCLTAVRVLRVSLVDELEGHIDSLIEVLVCREVFTRDDREEVLCQPGPRARVRKVLDILECKGEEAAKIFLAVKSHYQYSKEVNTDPPQSKEYNKVKQKHKDVLRRRSESMLFYNTRHGEKILFSEHYVNLLLVDGHQGLENKRHEVLTFGQKRLCLQQKSAVHKKITPAELFSAAKAVRRVRKVLVSGVAGIGKTILVQKMLFDFGGNKDHLAFDFIIHMTFRDLNLIDKPTNLRELILRKNRHLAKELDNILANDNKLLIILDGFDEFRHCRSCDMDVFVTEPDEDAEVEEVIGSLMQGELLSNASVLLTSRPVAISYIPVGCIDRFVLITGFSLAEVQDFFLCYFQDSTLADRMFSVVSANELMLTLCYIPAFCYIVCCILKESKDLCGETPKTMTDIYVQYLVALLRSHTQARVEPCLQDQRAGSVQQLSDTVLKLGRLAFQKLMEHQTLFYSSDQEVAALEGCSLVSTFLDKTIAQEPGCTEEVYSFAHLTIQEFFAALYCAVTDHPLPDALHCTSSPREESSSGNLDLFSRFLSGILSERNTSLLSRQVGICCHKEKVDAHRHKIIREVRMLCENGAHILNHLHCLFEQQDPSLALEMQPNMLRVNVSDETLSQMDYNAIKYFLNLTKGKISELDLTGTGISCDTLRDIQHLLHRCESLWLGENNLDMETVQVIANVLQESESIMYLGLGWTNIGDDALLVLSSAIRVKKKLQELWMEGNRVSHKGLLSLRDLIPDPLKKVVAIWNDLTDTEPECVQTKDNVTVNFTDDAMWEEWGKWVFKRCEVTSNEKLVMVLHKVCNISTHCLEAQWAKTFYNQLSQLIKSRIESCTEEDVCKKLKQFDSILNL; encoded by the exons CAGTGAGGGTACTACGAGTTTCTCTAGTGGATGAACTAGAAGGACACATTGACTCTCTGATAGAAGTTTTAGTGTGTCGGGAAGTCTTCACTCGAGATGATCGCGAAGAAGTGTTGTGTCAGCCAGGACCCCGGGCAAGAGTGAGAAAAGTGCTGGATATCCTGGAGTGCAAAGGCGAGGAAGCAGCTAAGATTTTTCTTGCTGTCAAAAGTCATTATCAGTACTCCAAAGAAGTGAACACAGATCCACCTCAGTCCAAAG AGTACAACAAAGtcaaacaaaagcacaaagatGTTCTCAGGCGCAGGAGTGAGAGCATGCTTTTCTACAACACCCGGCACGGAGAGAAAATCCTGTTTTCTGAGCATTACGTCAATCTTCTCTTAGTTGACGGACACCAGGGCTTAGAAAATAAAAGACACGAGGTGCTGACCTTTGGACAAAAGCGACTGTGTCTGCAACAGAAGTCAGCGGTGCATAAGAAAATCACACCGGCTGAACTGTTTTCAGCTGCAAAGGCAGTTCGTCGAGTCAGGAAGGTTCTGGTGTCTGGGGTGGCCGGAATCGGAAAAACTATCCTGGTGCAGAAGATGTTGTTCGATTTCGGGGGAAACAAGGACCACCTTGCATTTGACTTCATCATACACATGACCTTTAGAGACTTGAATCTGATTGACAAACCCACAAACCTCCGAGAGTTAATCTTGCGCAAAAACAGGCACCTTGCTAAAGAACTGGATAACATCTTGGCAAATGACAACAAACTGCTGATCATCCTGGATGGCTTTGATGAATTCAGACACTGCAGGAGCTGTGACATGGACGTGTTTGTGACTGAGCCAGATGAAGATGCAGAGGTTGAGGAGGTCATTGGGAGCTTGATGCAGGGTGAACTACTATCAAACGCTTCTGTATTGCTCACAAGTCGGCCTGTAGCAATCAGCTACATCCCTGTGGGCTGCATTGACCGCTTTGTGCTCATTACAGGGTTCTCCTTAGCCGAAGTTCAGGACTTCTTCTTATGTTATTTCCAAGACAGTACCCTTGCTGACCGCATGTTCTCAGTTGTATCTGCAAATGAACTAATGCTGACACTGTGCTACATACCTGCATTTTGCTACATTGTTTGCTGCATCCTCAAAGAGAGCAAAGACCTCTGTGGAGAAACCCCCAAGACCATGACGGATATTTATGTGCAATACTTGGTGGCTTTGCTTCGGTCTCATACCCAAGCAAGAGTTGAACCATGTCTTCAAGACCAAAGAGCGGGGTCAGTCCAGCAGCTGTCTGATACTGTTTTAAAGCTAGGTCGACTTGCCTTCCAAAAGCTAATGGAGCATCAGACATTATTCTATAGCAGTGACCAAGAGGTTGCAGCATTAGAAGGTTGCAGCCTCGTTAGTACCTTCCTTGACAAGACAATTGCACAAGAACCCGGCTGCACTGAAGAGGTTTACTCCTTTGCTCATCTTACTATTCAAGAGTTCTTTGCTGCACTTTACTGTGCGGTGACAGATCACCCTTTGCCTGATGCACTTCACTGCACATCAAGTCCTAGAGAGGAATCAAGCAGTGGAAACTTGGACCTTTTCAGCCGCTTCCTGTCTGGAATCCTCTCTGAACGCAATACCAGCTTGCTGTCAAGGCAGGTGGGGATATGTTGccacaaagaaaaagtggatgCTCATCGACACAAAATCATCAGAGAAGTGAGAATGCTCTGTGAAAATGGAGCCCACATCCTAAACCATTTACACTGCCTGTTTGAGCAACAGGACCCTTCCTTAGCCCTTGAAATGCAACCAAATATGCTACGAGTTAATGTTAGCGATGAAACGCTCTCTCAAATGGACTATAATGCCATCAAGTACTTCCTGAACCTCACCAAGGGTAAGATATCAGAGCTGGATCTTACTGGGACTGGAATAAGCTGTGATACACTAAGAGATATTCAACATCTTTTGCACAGATGTGAGAGTCTTTG GCTTGGAGAAAACAACCTTGATATGGAAACAGTTCAGGTCATTGCTAATGTGCTGCAGGAGTCAGAAAGCATCATGTACCTTGG ACTTGGGTGGACAAACATAGGTGACGATGCACTTCTGGTCCTTTCCAGTGCCATACGGgtgaaaaaaaagcttcaggAATTGTG GATGGAGGGCAACCGTGTGAGCCACAAAGGTCTGTTGTCACTGAGGGACTTGATCCCAGATCCTCTGAAAAAAGTTGT GGCCATATGGAATGACCTGACTGACACAGAGCCAGAGTGCGTGCAGACCAAGGACAACGTCACTGTGAATTTCACAGATGATGCCATGTGGGAAGAGTGGGGGAAATGGGTTTTCAAAAGGTGTGAGGTCACCAGCAATGAGAAGTTAGTGATGGTACTCCACAAAGTGTGCAACATATCGACCCACTGCTTAGAAGCCCAGTGGGCGAAGACCTTCTACAATCAACTTTCGCAGCTCATCAAGAGCAGAATTGAGAGCTGCACTGAGGAGGACGTGTGCAAGAAGCTCAAACAGTTTGACAGCATTTTGAACCTGTGA
- the larp7 gene encoding la-related protein 7, with protein MINSERGAPDAVAAEPSSKKETEKKKRSRVKQLLSEVKKQVEFWFGDVNLSKDRFLKKLIDESDNGYVDISVLASFNRMKQLTTDTKLIARALKNSSIVEVNLEGTKVRRQLPVGQLPNDVDSRTVYVELLPKDVTHSWIERVFTKCGNVVYVSIPRYKSSGDSKGFAFVEFEKEEQAQKAIEMLNNPPEDAPRKPGIFPKTLHRKPIPLSADNPPSREEEEKKKRKKKKKKEGATVQVPAEEAREQSMEAEPAELKKDCEPEASGTQKTASKLSEKKRRRSQTAEASESDVPSKMRRTSESETGEKEKDGARSNSPTKRAAQQAVEKEKEKKDDANVKAKRKRKKKHKEKLKIGEEVIPLRVLSKKDWLELKEEYLSLQKCSMSTLKKCMNKMNPKKDEIMETDGDPQDAHVDEENKSEKATKEGPQFVSGVIMKITDNKPLPGRKIIKDTLCRISPVAYVDILEGDAEGHIRFHSPEEAKAVSDVRAELQKEQSWKLEIITGDHEQRYWQKILVDRQVKLNRPREKKRGTEKLISKAEKIIIARAKEANKHIHFEDD; from the exons ATGATTAACTCAGAGAGGGGAGCTCCGGATGCTGTTGCAGCAGAACCCAGCAGTAAGAAGGAGacggaaaagaagaagaggtcCCGTGTCAAACAGCTGCTCAGTGAGGTGAAGAAGCAAGTGGAATTCTGGTTTGGAGATGTCAACCTTAGCAAGGACCGCTTTCTGAAAAAGCTCATAGATGAGTCTGACAATGGAT ATGTTGATATATCCGTGTTGGCGAGCTTCAATCGAATGAAGCAGTTGACAACTGACACGAAGCTCATTGCCAGGGCGCTAAAAAATTCATCTATAGTTGAG GTCAACCTCGAGGGAACTAAAGTAAGGCGTCAGCTTCCAGTTGGGCAACTGCCAAATGATGTAGACAGCCGCACAGTTTAtgtg GAACTTTTGCCGAAGGATGTGACACACAGCTGGATAGAAAGAGTTTTCacaaaatgtggaaatgtgGTTTATGTTAGCATCCCTAGATACAAGTCTTCTGGGGACTCCAAGGGTTTTGCTTTTGTCGAGTTTGAGAAAGAGGAGCAAGCGCAGAAAGCCATAGAG ATGCTGAACAACCCTCCTGAAGATGCTCCTAGGAAACCAGGGATTTTCCCCAAGACGTTACACCGGAAGCCGATTCCTCTCTCCGCCGACAATCCACCATCAC gtgaagaagaagagaagaagaagcgaaagaaaaagaaaaagaaagaaggcgCCACAGTGCAGGTGCCTGCAGAGGAAGCCCGAGAGCAGTCGATGGAAGCAGAGCCAGCTGAGCTAAAGAAGGATTGTGAACCCGAGGCCAGCGGCACTCAGAAGACAGCATCCAAACTGTCGGAGAAAAAAAGACGACGGTCACAGACAGCGGAGGCATCAGAGAGTGATGTACCATCGAAGATGAGGAGAACCAGTGAAAGTGAAACTGGCGAGAAAGAGAAAGATGGAGCACGGAGTA ATTCACCCACTAAAAGAGCCGCACAGCAGGCTGTcgagaaggagaaggaaaaaaaagatgatgcaaACGTCAAAgcaaaaaggaagagaaaaaagaagcacaagGAGAAACTGAAAATTGGGGAAGAAGTGATCCCACTCCGGGTTCTTTCAAA GAAAGACTGGCTTGAATTAAAAGAGGAGTACCTGAGCTTGCAGAAGTGCAGCATGTCAACCCTGAAAAAGTGCATGAATAAAATGAATCCCAAGAAGGACGAGATAATGGAGACAGATGGAGATCCTCAAGATGCACATG TTGATGAGGAGAATAAAAGTGAAAAGGCAACTAAGGAAGGACCTCAGTTTGTCAGTGGGGTCATCATGAAGATTACGGACAACAAGCCACTACCAGGGAGGAAAATCATCAAG GACACATTGTGCAGGATTTCTCCAGTGGCCTATGTGGACATCTTAGAAGGAGATGCTGAGGGACACATCCGTTTTCACTCGCCAGAGGAAGCGAAAGCTGTCAGTGACGTTcgagcagagctgcagaaagagcAAAGCTGGAAGCTGGAGATTATCACAG GTGACCATGAACAAAGGTACTGGCAGAAGATCCTGGTGGACCGCCAGGTCAAACTGAATCGTCCAAGGGAAAAGAAGCGGGGAACGGAAAAG CTCATATCCAAAGCCGAAAAGATCATCATTGCCCGTGCCAAGGAGGCTAATAAACACATCCATTTTGAAGACGACTGA